TTTGTCGCATACCGGCCCGCTATCAAAACAGTTGTCGGTGCGATCTCTGACATTGGATCTCACTGGCTAATATTGCAGAAACAGCGACTAATGCAGGCCGACCGCTAAGCGAGATGTCCGTGGGTCTCCAGATATGCTTCATTTTGACGTGCACACACTCTGACGGTTCCATGATAACCATGCCTCCAGGGTCCGGACCGGTGTCCGGACCGGTGAATTAAGATTTAGCTATCCGGGGCAATAACTTAGTGCACAGAGTGGCGTGGATGAGGGATTATCATGCAGGTGGTAAGGCTAAAAGTGGTTGTAGGCTCTCGTAGTGGTTTCGTTGATATCTCTGGTTTCACCGGGTGGCTTATCACTTCTCCTCACTTTTGATATGATATTTTCCGCCGACAACGGATGAGTAAATAAAAGTGATTGTAATGGAATTGACATTATCACTCTCGTTATCCATCCAACTTCTGATCAAGAAAAGCTAAGAAATCTCTGGACGCCACGGGGCACTTGgagacaaaagaaacgaaggaagTCAACCGCTGATAAGCGTGAACCCTAAAACAAGCCACCTGAGCTTCACCCTCCAATCACCGGAAAGGCAACACGACCGGTCTGAGTAGAAGGGAATAAAACTTCCCCGCATGTAGATTCCTTCTTATCAGCAACCGGACGCAACTTCACCTCCGCCCATTTTCTTGGCTGGTCCAACCAGTGAGCATGCGTACCAAGCCTTGTCTACGACCAACTTCCCGTTAATGAAGCTGAACTAAGACGAATACGGCGAGAGGTCACTGACCCTGGCCCCAAAGTGTAGCTGCAGATAAGGCAACACATGTTACGCCCGAGGCTAGtggcttgttcttttttctgcttgGCCCGCAACGTCTGGCGACTTTATAACCGAGGGTGTCCCGCGCAtagcttcttcatctctcgcTCTTGACCATTTCTAAAATCAATATTTACTCTGGTTGCTAATCCTTCCCCTACTAACTACTCGGGACCACGGCAACATGGGTTCCGGCGAGAAGCCCACTATCGCTCCGGCGGCGTCCTATTCCCATGATCCTGAATCCGGCGATGTCAAGGCGGGCACCATGCAGGCCATGGTGGAGGCCGACCTGCTGGATGAGCGATACATGAATACCCAGCGCGGTCTCAAAAATCGACATGTACAACTGATGGCACTGGGAGGCACAATTGGCACCGGTCTGTTCGTGGGTTCGGGTCAAGCGCTAGTGATTGGTGGCCCATTATCTCTTCTCCTGGGCTACACCTTCATCTCCGCACTCATTTATGCGATCGTCACCGGAATCGCCGAAGTAGGTGCTTACATGCCGGTCCACGGTGGCACCATGAGCTACCACGGCTTTCGCTACGTCTCACGGAGCTTGGGTTTCGCCATGGGATACCTTTACTGGTACTCATTGGCGATTCTAGCTGCCTATGAAATCGTGGCCGCGTCCATGGTCATCGATTACTGGCCCAATAGCGTTCACATCGCCGTGTGGATTACCATCATGCTGGTGGTTATTGTGGTACTCAACTTTCTTCCGGTCGGTGCCTACGGAGAGAGCGAATTCTGGTTTGCCAGCATCAAGATTATCACCCTGgtcggccttctcatcctctccttcatcctcttctggGGCGGCGGACCAAACCGTCAGCGTCTTGGCTTCCATTACTGGAAAGACCCCGGTGTCATGAACACATATTTAGTTAGTGGTGACCGTGGTCGCTTTGTTGGTCTTTTGCAATGCATCGTCAAGAGTGCCATCGCGTTCCTATTTGCCCCTGAACTTGTGGTGATCAGTGGTGGTGAGATGGAATCCCCGCGCCGGAACATCCCTAAGGTTGCGCGTCGCTATATCTATCGACTCGtcatcttctacttcctgGGTTCGCTCGCGATCGGTGTGATCTGCCCGTCCAACGCCAAAGAGCTGGTACATGGCGATGGCCACGatgcctcctcctccccctttGTGGTCGCGATTTCCAACGCCGGAATTCCCGTACTAAATCACATTGTCAATGCGGCCATCCTTACATCCGCCTGGTCGGCTGGAAACTCCTTCCTCTACATGTCTTCCCGCTCTCTCTACGGTCTTGCGGTGTCGGGCAATGCCCCCAGCATTTTCAAAGCCTGCAACCGGTGGGGTGTCCCTTACTACGCGGTCGGgatctcttccctcttcctctttctcgcaTACCTCTCTGTCGGGAGCGGCAGTAACACGGTCTTTAACTGGCtgatcaacttcaccaacaccTCCGGATTTATCAGTTGGACTTGCTGCGGCATCATCTACATCCGATGGAACAAGGCCATCCAAGTGCAAGGCATCGAAAAGCCCTACTACTCCCGCATGCAGCCCTACGGCATGTACATCGGCATGGGTGGCgcgatcttcttgactctGATCAACGGCTTCACCTGCTTCTTCCCGTCGGAATGGTCCgcgtccaacttcttcaccgccTACATTGGTATTCCCGCCTTCCTCGTCTTGTACGCCGGTCACCGCATCTTGTTCTGGCAGGATCCATGGGCATGGCGACCAGAAGAGGTGGACTTGCAAACAGGCTTGCAGGAGATTTTAGCGGCGGAGAAACCGCCCCGACCGAGAGATACGTGGGGAAGGAAGCTGATGGCCCTGATCGAGTGATTTCATCTCGGCTCAATCTTCTAATTTCGGTATTCTAGTTACGAATTGCATGGCCATGTGCGaaggtttttttttaatatctaCATAGCTATATTTCCACTCTGAATGATACCAAGCCAATGCATCATTGTTTACGATGATTActacgtactccgtaaggcAGATAAGGCGCTTATTACGTATGCGATTCGATATGATATGCGTGACCCACCAGCCCCATCCATCTTATCTTCAGTTCGTGATAAAGTTGTCCCTTTTCGGGCATTTTGTTGGTACCCACGTGGGTCCTCTATTTTAGTTCGTggacttttgtttttccgGCGGACGTTGATTCCTCAGATACCATCCAGGTCCGTCCAATTGTCGATTTCTGGCTGTACATGGGTCAGGAGTTAGGACTATTTAAGAATGATTGTTGCGTATATCAGACAGGGTTGATGCTAGAATCCAGGATGGCAGACTGGTAGTGAGGGCTATGACTTATACTTGTTATCAAACAgctctcatctccatctcgcCTTGAAGCTTGTAAATACAGGATACCATTTACTTGGACAAAGATAACTGAAGTTTTCGAATTACTTGAGCATGCTATGATAACTATAGTGGTAGTCCCAAGGACAGTGCTATTCTCGGCTGGCAATCTAAAGTTGTATTTTATCTGGAGATAGATCTCACTGCTATGGGAATCTGCTGTTGGTAAAAGCGAACAATATATAAGTTTCAACTTCTGTCACTTATTGTGAGTCTAGATCCAAGGTCGCCCTGCTAAATCAGCGCTTGTAAGCGCTGCATTGCTTCCTCACTAATGTCACATGTAGGTCGACTATGGTCTCATACTCCACAGCTCCTGAAGCAGAAAGGAAGCGAAGAACGAGAGTCCTGAATGAACCATGAGCACTTGCAGGTAAATCTCTTGGGTATACAGGTTCGGAATGCCAGGGACGGTACCAAGTGCTCTATAAGAGGATATTGGAACAGAACGCAGCTAATATGGAATCCCTCCAAACCGAGGAGTGGGTGAACATCTGGATCGCCAACCCGTGGTGCTCCCTTCGTGGCTGGAATTGCAGGTCACTATTCTCCCCTCGACAAAGGTAAATCCGTTCGTCGAGGAGCCGGACAAAGAGTTTGCGCTTCGTGTGCTGCAGCTTGTTGAGAGGTGTGAAGCGGGTCCGACCCTGTTGGCCGAATTCAAGCTCCTGGAAGGGGCGATGAAAATTCCTGCACGCTTAGAGATATTGCCCTGTGCCTTACTCCTTGGAGATGGGCCTATCCACGAACATACCTCGTTGTATGGTACGTTGAGGATCCAGCTGGCCCAAACTCTGGTTTCACGTGTCGATTCAGCGGAGCTGGAGCTCAACGATGAAGTCAAAGCCGTGTtgaggaaatggaaggcAAGTCCTAGTGAATATGTCCGAGGTGCTGGATGGAGGTTTGATGATGCGGTGCCCTGAGTGTACGTTGTTATTAATATTTACTATCTGCCCAGACAGAGAGATGGCCATTATACAATTATCCACATATAATACAAAGCAATATACACAATCTTGAACCACATCGACTATCGGACAATATAAAAACCATTAATCTCCACCTGTCGATCCCGCATCTCTGCCGTCGCCGACCGAACCCCAATCCAATGAAGGGGCACACTCTCAACTATCTTCTCCGCTCGCGTCCTTACATTCTCCATCCCCTCTCTCGTCCGATCCATCCAGCCTCCCTGTCGCTCAGAAGCACCAAGCACCTCCGGCCCCCAAGCCGGATGCTCCAGTATCCCCTGCGCACAATCAACGTCACACGCATCAGCCAACATCTCCGCCTCAGCTGCCCTCTCTCGCGCGACTAGAAGATCCTTCTCCGT
This window of the Aspergillus oryzae RIB40 DNA, chromosome 8 genome carries:
- a CDS encoding proline permease PrnB (amino acid transporters), with protein sequence MGSGEKPTIAPAASYSHDPESGDVKAGTMQAMVEADLLDERYMNTQRGLKNRHVQLMALGGTIGTGLFVGSGQALVIGGPLSLLLGYTFISALIYAIVTGIAEVGAYMPVHGGTMSYHGFRYVSRSLGFAMGYLYWYSLAILAAYEIVAASMVIDYWPNSVHIAVWITIMLVVIVVLNFLPVGAYGESEFWFASIKIITLVGLLILSFILFWGGGPNRQRLGFHYWKDPGVMNTYLVSGDRGRFVGLLQCIVKSAIAFLFAPELVVISGGEMESPRRNIPKVARRYIYRLVIFYFLGSLAIGVICPSNAKELVHGDGHDASSSPFVVAISNAGIPVLNHIVNAAILTSAWSAGNSFLYMSSRSLYGLAVSGNAPSIFKACNRWGVPYYAVGISSLFLFLAYLSVGSGSNTVFNWLINFTNTSGFISWTCCGIIYIRWNKAIQVQGIEKPYYSRMQPYGMYIGMGGAIFLTLINGFTCFFPSEWSASNFFTAYIGIPAFLVLYAGHRILFWQDPWAWRPEEVDLQTGLQEILAAEKPPRPRDTWGRKLMALIE